In the genome of Longimicrobium sp., the window CGTTCATCAGCTCCGTCAGTCGGGCCGTGGGCTCGGGAACGTTGCGGACGACGATGCGGTCCAGCGCGGGCCGTCCCTCGGGCGCGTCCTCGTTGGCCACCACCGTCACCTGCTGCCCTTTCTGCCAGGTGCCGAAGCGGAAGAGCCCGTTGCCCACCGGGTTGCTGCTGAAGGGGGCGTGGCGCAGCGCCTCGGGCGCGACGGATTCCAGCAGGTGCCTGGGAACCGGCACCACCTCCAGCAGCGCGTTCAGGGTGGACGGCCCCGTGCGGTTGAGCTTCACCTCCACCGTCATGCTGTCCGTGGCCCGAACGGTCTCCACCCCCGCCACGTCGGCCGTGCGGGGCGACGCTGTCTTGGGGTCCTTCTGCCGCTCGATGGTAAAGACGACGTCGTTCGCCGTCACCGGCCGCCCGTCGTGCCACTTGAGGCCGGGGCGCACCTTCAGCAGCACGGTGGCGCTGTCGGGCTGCTCCCACCCCTGCAGCAGGTCCGGCGTGTAGGTGACCAGCGTGCTGTCGCGCCGGCCCAGCGCGCGGAACATCAGGTGCACCAATTGATACGCGGTGTTGCTGTCGTAGGTCAGCGGGTTCAGGTCGTCGGGGTCGCCCTCGGCCAGCACGATCAGGCTGCCGCCGGGGGCGTGGCCCGTGAACGTCTTGAAGTTGGCCGCGGGGGCGTCCTCACCCGCCGGCCCCTGCGCCTTCTGGTCTCCCCCGCCGCCGCCGCACGCCGCCATGGCGAACGCCAGCATCACCGTCGTCAACGCGGCCGTCCGCCGCCCCCACGTGTGTCCCCGCATCTCGCCTCCCCATTGCTCGCGTGACCTCCGGCCCCTGCCGAAGCCGGCTGCTCCCCCTCGATCCCTTCCCCGATTCCTACTGCCGGTCGCCCCCGTCAGAACCGGTCGAACATCCACGGCTTGGGCACCGCCAGGGCCTGGTCCAGCCGCTGGATCACCGCGGGGCGGTCGATGGTGGCCAGGCCCCCGGCCACCGCCTGCCACGGGGCGATCGCGCCGATGAAGATGCGCGACAGCGTATCCACCGGCAGCCGCATGGTGGCGTCGATGTGCCCACCCGTGTACGGCTCCACCTCCATGCGGCGCCCGTCCAGGTGCACCCGCCAGGGCCCCCGGTTTTCCGGGATCTGCTCGTCGTCCACCTCCAGCACCAGCGTCATGTCGCAGTTCACCGCCAGCTGCCGCAGCGCGAGTGCGCCGGGCACGTCCAGCACCCGGAACATGGGCCCGCGGAGCAGGGTGGCGCTGGGAAACCACAGCCCCCAGCTCGGCGCGGAGAGCAGCGGCAGCCGCGGCTCGCTCAGCCGGTCGCCGAACCCTTCTTCCGGGTGGGCGCGGTACACCACCTCGCGCCACTGG includes:
- a CDS encoding ABC transporter substrate-binding protein — encoded protein: MRGHTWGRRTAALTTVMLAFAMAACGGGGGDQKAQGPAGEDAPAANFKTFTGHAPGGSLIVLAEGDPDDLNPLTYDSNTAYQLVHLMFRALGRRDSTLVTYTPDLLQGWEQPDSATVLLKVRPGLKWHDGRPVTANDVVFTIERQKDPKTASPRTADVAGVETVRATDSMTVEVKLNRTGPSTLNALLEVVPVPRHLLESVAPEALRHAPFSSNPVGNGLFRFGTWQKGQQVTVVANEDAPEGRPALDRIVVRNVPEPTARLTELMN